A DNA window from bacterium contains the following coding sequences:
- a CDS encoding helix-turn-helix transcriptional regulator, which translates to MKTLIRKHRFENGELSQQQLADMVGVSRQTIVAIERGDYFPSIKLALLLAEKLGTKVENLFILEDKDRA; encoded by the coding sequence ATGAAAACACTAATCCGGAAACATCGGTTTGAAAACGGCGAATTGAGCCAGCAGCAGTTGGCGGATATGGTTGGCGTATCCCGTCAGACCATCGTCGCCATCGAACGTGGCGACTACTTCCCCTCGATTAAACTTGCTTTGTTGTTGGCAGAAAAGTTGGGCACGAAAGTGGAAAACTTATTCATCCTGGAGGATAAAGATCGTGCGTAA